The sequence GGGGACATTGATTTCCAGTATCCGTAGAGAAAACCAGCCAGAAAGGTATCTCCACACCCTATGGTGCTTACTGCTTTGATAGAAGGGGGTATACCATAAAGAAAACATTTATTGGAAAAAAGAATTGCCCCTCTTTCTCCGTTGGTTAAAAGTATATTGGATATCCCTTTATCTATGATGGAACTCAGTATATATTGAAGGTCTTTAAATGAGCGAATCTTTTTCCCTGTAGCCCTGCTTAACTCCCACAGATTTGGTTTTATAATATGGGGTTTCTCTTTAATCCCTTCCTTTAACACATCTCCGTCCGCATCAAGTACCACTATACCTCCTTCTGCCAGAACCCTTTTAATTATTCTTCTGTAAATGTCTTTTTCTATTCCAGGAGGTACGCTTCCAGATATGGAAACAATATCCCCTTTAGAAATATTTAAGGAATAGATAAGATTAAGAAAGGCATCTTTCTCTTTTCTGGATACAGAGGGACCTTTTTCATTAATTCTTAAGACCTTTTTACCTGCGATAAAGTTAAATATATTTCTGATATTTCCCTTAATAGGAACATATCTGAAAGGGACTTGTTCATCTTCAAGAAGTTTCTTTAATATAGTCCCATTTGGTCCACCTAAAAATGTAAGTGCAGTGGAAGGACATCCGAGTATATTAAGCATACGGGCAACATTCAACCCTTTGCCCCCGGCATCTATACGGGATTTTTCTATACGGTTGATATCATCAAACCTAATGGAACGAAGATAAAATGTATGGTCAACGCTTGAGTTAAAAGAGATGGTGTAAACTGATGGAACGGAGGACATTTTTATCTTACGGGTGCTCTCCTTTCTTTTCTTGCCTTTCTTCTCCTTCTTATCTGGCTGGGTTTCTCATAAAACTCTTTTTTCTTTAACTCCCTTATAATTCCTTCTCGTTCTACATCTCTTTTGAATTGTTTGAATATACGTTCAAAGTCAGGGTTTCTCCTCATTAAAAATTTGTCACCTCCAATCCTTTAAAGAATTTCAAAAATAATAAGTCAATGCCATGAAAATTTATTCTTTATAACTGTGGACGATATAGATTATACACTATCTATAATAAATATCTTTGCTCCGCAGTGCTTACATTTTTTTTCATCCGGTGTATAACTATCCACCATAAAACAGATTCTACACCGTATCGTCCTTTTATCAATCCTTTCCTTCTTTTCAATCTCTTTTTCTTTTTTATTCATAGCCATTAAAGTTCTATTATAACCTTTTCTACAAGTTCTGTCAATTTTGGTTCTGCATTAGATGCAACCTCAATAATTTCATCCAGAGAGACCGGTTTTAAGGCATCAGGGAGACACAAATCTGTTATTACTGAAACTCCGAAAACCTTTAATCCGATGTGTATTGCTGCTATAACCTCAGGGACTGTGGACATACATACCATATCAGCACCTATAAGCCGGAGGAATCTATACTCTGCTTTTGTTTCAAGATTTGGACCTGTAAGTCCTACAAGCACACCCTTTTTAACAGGTATCTTTAGTTCAAGGGCAACATCCTCTGCTATTTTTATAAGGGAAGGGTCATATACACAACTCATATCAGGGAATCTCGGTCCAAATCTTTCATCATTGTATCCGATAAGTGGATTATACCCCATAAGGTTTATATGGTCAGTAATAATAACAAGGTCTCCTCTTGAAAATAGAGGGTTTAGTCCACCTGCAGCATTTGATTCAAGAAGAGTGTCTATTCCTAAAAACTTCATTACCCTTATGGGAAGTGCTATCTGGACAGCACTATACCCTTCATATAGATGGAACCTTCCCTGAAGGGCAACTACACTTTTACCTCCCAGTTTCCCGAGTACAAGATTTCCTGTATGTGATTTTACTGTTGATACAGGAAAGTGAGGTATATCTTTGTACGGAATAACGGCATCCTTCTTTATTCTATCTGCTAATTTATCCAGCCCTGTTCCGAGTATAATTCCAATGTCTGGTTTCAATGAGGACTGCTTTTTTATATATTCAACTGCCTCCATTATCTTTTCAAACTCATTCATCTGTCCTCCTCGTTAAATTTAAGTAATTTTCTGTAAACTGTCTATTAAAAGCAGGTGTTATACAATCCCTATCTTTACTCACTGTTTATTTCTTCTTGATACCGCACCTTTTATAACTTCCCAGTTTCTATTTTTTCTTACTTTAAGGTTGGATTTCCATATCTGAATTAACAGTTCCGGGGTATATCCTATTTCTTTTGCAAGATGAATAAGTGCATTAAGGTCTTTAGGTAAACACTTGCCACCAAATCCTAAATCACAATCAGGTCCTGGTACTTTTGTATTCCTGCCTATAAGCGGGTCAAGGATAATAGCATTCCTGACAAATGCCCAGTCAACACCGAGTTTCTGACATATCTGGTAAAGTTCATTGGCTATCATTACTTGCCCTGCAAGTGTAACATTGGCGGCATATTTTATCATCTCTGCTGTTGTCGTATCTGTAATGATATAACGTGCATAGGGAAATACAAGCCGGTATATCTCCTCTACCTTTTTACAGTACTTAATATGACCTCCAATAACCACTCTATCAGTCCTTTCCATATCCGCTAAACTATTTCTTTCTGACAGAAATTCAGGGTTATATACGAGGTGCAAATTATGGAATTTTTTCTGTAGTTTCGCAGTTGTACCCGGAACAATAGTTGAACGTATGACTACTATAGGAAGTTTTTTACGAGGGATATCAACAGCGAGAATACTTTGTAAAGCATCCTCTACACAGGATATATCTATACTGCCATCTTCATACATAGGTGTAGGGACAGCAACAAATAAAACAGGACAGTTTTTTACCACTCGTTCAAGGTTATTATATTCAGGAATATATTTATCATATATAAAGAAGTTTAATTTATCCTTGAAGACATCAACAAATGCCTTTCCTACAACCCCATAACCAATAATCCCTACCTTTTTCATAAATTTCCCCTTAATTCTTTACTTCTTTTTTCTGCCCTTTCAATAACCCTTTTCAAAAGTGATGGAAATTTTTCTTTTTCAAATACTTCAAGCCCTGCAAGTGTTGTACCACCGGGAGAGGTTACCATAGATTTCAGTATGGCAGGTTCTATCCCTGTGTCAAAAAGCATCTTTGCAGAACCATAAAAAAGGTATTTAACTATGAGAGCGGACTGTTTTCTGGTGAGGTGTTTCTCTTCCGCTATTTTCTGAATGGTTTCTGCTATATAAAAAAGAAAGCCAGGACCACTACCAGAAATTGCTGTAATTGTATCAAACATCCTTTCAGGAAGTTTTAATACAATACCCAATGGAGAAAAGATATCTTCTACTATCTTACAGTATTTTTTAGCATATCTACCATTACAGTAAGCAATAATACCTGCCTTAACCTTTACATTGATATTTGGCATTACCCTTATTATAGGTATGGCTTTTTTACCGATAATTTTTTCAATCTTTTCTGTTGATAGTCCTGCTGCTATAGATATTATAACCTTGGAAGGGGTAAGAATATCCTTTATCTCAGAGATAACATCTTTTACATTATTGGGCTTAACCGCTATGATAATGATATCTGACTTTTCTGTAAGGTTTCTGTTGTCAGAAGATAAGACACCAAATTTCTTTTTAATTTTATTTACATTTTGCTTTCTTACATCTGATACATATACACTGGAAGGTGGATATAGCCCTGTTGATACAATTGCATCTATGAGGATAGACCCCATATTACCACATCCAATAATTCCAATCCCCTTTTTTTTCATAGATACATTATCCTGCCTCTTCTCCTTCCACTTCACCTACCTTTATGGTTATATTTTCTCTGTCTTCAACCCGTTCTATCAAACCATCTCTGAGCCATATAACACGGTCTGATACATCTAACATTTTGAGGTCATGCGTAGCAGTTATGATACTTACTCCTTTTTCTCTATTCATCTCTCGTAGAAGATTTATAATCTCTTTACCTGTTTTCAGGTCAAGGTTTCCTGTGGGTTCATCTGCAAGAATGATTGCAGGGTCATTCGCCAGTGCTCTGGCAATAGCAACTCTTTGTTGTTGTCCTCCTGAAAGTTCAAAGGGTTTATGGTTGATTCTGTGTCCAAGTCCAACGGTCTCAAGTAATCCCTTTGCCTTTTCTCTCGCATCATCTGTTGAAAGTCCTCCAAATATCATAGGCAACATAACATTTTCAAGAGCACTCATTACAGGGATAAGGTTAAATGTCTGGAATATATAGCCAATCTTTCTGCACCTTAACCATGCAAGTTCATAGGCATCAAGTTGTGCAATATCAACCTCATCAATATATACCTTCCCTTCAGATGGTTTATCAAGTCCCCCTATCATATTAAATAGGGTGGTTTTACCACTGCCAGAAGGACCCATTATGGATATGTATTCACCTTTAAGTATTTCAAGGTCAATACCTTTAAGAACATGAAGGGGCACCTTACCTAATATAAAACTCTTTTTTACTCCTATTGTTCTGACTATTGCTTCCTTTGGCATTTTCTCCCCCTTGTATTTAACATTTCTGTTAAGTTAATATATTAAACTTCTCTTCTTATTGCTTCAGCCGGTTCCATTTTAGCAGATACATATGCAGGATAAAGTGCACCAACAACTGCAAGGAATGTCCCTAGCAGGATACTTAAAAGCATATATTTTAATATAGTACCTCCAGGGAAAAGTTTGATAATAAGTATCCCATACTGTATAAGATATACCACAGTCATTGTAAGTATACCTATTAGAGCCCCTGCAATTGAACCCACGATACCATGAGCAAGAGATTCAAGAAGAAAGAGTTCAACAATAAACTTATCAAGTGCACCAAGACACTTCATTGTTCCTATTTCTCTGGACCTTTCTGTAACAGACATAAGCATAGCATTGACAATTCCAACAGTACATACGAGAAGAGAAAGAGAGACCAGCCATACCTGTCTTGTTTTCATCTCTACAATATCTGCCATCAACAGAACCTTGATTTCCTCAGGTCCTTTTTGTATCAAACTCATTGTAAAGGCATTCCCTGTAAGTACAGACATTAAAAAGGCAATACCTAACAGAATGGACATAGTTATAATAATTGCCCTTCCAAAACGCACCCGCATATTCCTGAAACTCATCTGTACAGCATTTTTCAATGGTAAAGATAGTTGCTTTTCTATCTTTTTCTGTTCCATAAATCTCCTTTTGTTAATTATTTTATACCAATTTATTAAAAAATAAAAGTGTAAATTGTTCTTAAAAAGTGTTATAATTTTTCTATGAAAGAACAGATACAAAAGATATTTTTAGAAAACTTTGGTACAGGAGATATTATTACAATTACCACACCGGCAAGGGCAAATTTAATAGGGGAGCATATTGATTATCAGGGTGGTTATGTTTTACCTATAGGAGTGGATAGATTTATATATACTTCTGGGAGAAAAAGGCAGGATAACAAAATAAAACTTATTTCCTTTAACTACAATCAGTCATTTGAAACAGATACAGAGCATATTTTTTATCAGAAGGACTACCACTGGGCAAACTATATTCTCGGTGTCTTAAATGAGTTTAAAAAATTAGGGATAGAAGTCCCGGGGTTAGAGATTGTTATCGGTGGAAATATACCGGTGGGAAGCGGACTGAGTTCTTCAGCAGCGGTTGAGATATCCATAGCAGTGCTGTTTAAGAAGATTACAGGTATAGACCTTGAACCAATGGAGATTATAAAACTTGCAAGAAGGGCAGAGAATGAATTTGTAGGGGTTTCCTGTGGAATAATGGACCAGTTCTCTATATACCTTGCAAAAAAAGAGAGTGCAATTCTTATAAACTGTAAAACACTTGAATATAAGTATGCACCTTTATCAACAGGAAACTTAAAATTTTTGCTTGTAGATACTAAGAAAGAAAGGAGTTTATCTTCTTCTGTTTATAACAAGCGTGTTGTCTCTGTGAAGGAAGCAGTAAATATAATAAAACAATATAAGGATATTGAATTTCTGACAGACCTTGATGATATTACTCCTTATAAAAATATACTTTCAGAGGAGGTCTGGAAGAGGGCACTGCATATAGTTGAAGAAAATAATAGAGTTATGGAAGCAGTGCAATGTCTTGAAAAAAATGATTTTGATGGTTTTGGAAGTTTGATGTATCAGTCCCATAAAAGTTTAAAGGAACTTTATGAGGTAAGTTGCGAAGAACTTGATTTCATTGTAGGATTTTCAAAAAATTTTGAAGGAGTAAAAGGAGCACGGCTTACAGGTGCAGGTATGGGTGGCTGCTGCCTTGTTCTTCTGGAAGAAAATACAATTCCAGAATTTATTGCAGAACTTACCTTTATGTATGAACGGACATTCAGGATGAAACCCGCGTTCTACACTGTCCAGCCGGTTGATGGTGCGTTATACCAGAATTCCTAAAATCACACCTTAAGACCCATTGAAATAAGAAAGTCAAAACTTCTTTTTAATGATTCAAAAGCATCTATTGTGGGAGTGTCCATCTCCACGAGACAGTATCTTGCTTTTGCTTTTTTTGCACTCTTTATTATCCTTTCCCAGTTTAAGTTCCCTTCTCCAATAGGTGGCATTACCTGGTTATTATCTATCATTCCCATATCCTTAAAGTGTAGTTGACTGCATCTACCAGAGAACTTCTCTATCCAGTATGCAGGGTCTCCACCACCATACTGAACCCAGTATGTATCAATCTCTGCTTCCATTCCCTTACATTTCTCTAAAAGTATCTCAAGTCCTGTCTTCCCATCATATCTCTGAAATTCTACACCATGATTGTGATATCCAAAGGCAAGACCAGTCCCTTTCAATTTTTTTATTACTTTTGTAAATTCCTCTGCTACTTTGAGATACCCTTCTTTATTATGGAGTTCCCATGGTATTCCAGGACAAATAATTGCTTCACAACCGAGGATTTTATGTTCTTCTATTGCTGCATCTACTTCTTTCAATAACCTATTATAATCAATATGTGTAGAACATGGATATAGGCCATTGTCATCAAGAAGTTTTTTCATCTCTTTTACATCTTTTGGTTCTGCCATCCCTGATATCTGTACTACCTTATAACCTATATTCCTTACTTTTTTCAATGTCTCTGCTGTATCTTTTACTGTTCCACAATAATCTCTAAGTGTATACATCTGCACGCCAACTCTCATTATCTCCTCCTTGTTTTTTATTTAAAAAAATCCCACCTTTAATTCTCTTTTCCACACAGGGAAAGAGTTAAAGGGAGAAGGTTATATCCCTATCTTTTTTTCAAGGGCTCTCAAGAAGTCCCTCGCTTTTATTATGTCTGCTTCCGGGTTGTCCCCTACTTCCCTTTCAATGGTGAAAAATCCAGTATATCCAATCTCCTTCATCGCCTTCAAATACTCTGGAAAGTTTACATCTCCTTCACCCAGTGGAAGTTCCTTCCATCTCTTCTTACCGTCCTCATCAGGTAGTTTTATCCCATCCTTCGCATGTGTATGTACAATGTAGTCCTTCAGAGTATAAACTCCTTTTACAGGGTCATCTCCTATAACCATTACAAGATTGGCAGGGTCATAGTTCACTTTCAGCCCAGGGTTTCCAATTGTGTCAAGAAGTTTTTTAAGAAGTTCTGCTGTCTCCGGTCCTGTCTCTGTCGCAAGATATACCCCTTTATTATATGCATATGTCCCTACCTCTGGTAATGACTCTATCATTGTCTTCCACGCAATATCATCTGTGTCTTCAGGAACTACTCCTATATGTGTCGTTACTACATTTACTCCGAGGTCTACCGCAAGGTCTATTACCTCTTTTGTCCTCTCTATCCTCCAGTCAATCGTCTTAGGGTCTGCAAATCCATGTCCTCCAAAGTCCCCTACAATAGCAGAAATCTTTAACCCGAGACGTTCTACCAGTGCCTTTAAGTCCTCCCTCCCTGTCTTTGAGAGATTTTTAGGGTCTAAGTCCCCATATGTCACATATGGCTGGATTCCATCCAACTTTAACTCCGCTGCCTTCTTTATCCCTTCCTTTATAGGGACCCTAAAACAATCAGGTATTACACCTATCTTCATAACTCCTCCGGTAATTAAATTAAAGGACCTTAAAATACTAATCGTTATTTTTCTTCAGAATTTCTATTGCAACATCGGGGCATATAATAACACATCTCTGACATCCATTGCAACTGTTCTTTCCCTCTCCTTCTGGTTCAATATAGTGGTAGCCCATCTTATTAAATAGTTTTGATATACAGAACATCTTTTGCTTGCATACCTCTATACAGAGACCACATCCCTTACACCTTTCTTTTTTTACATTTACAATAAACATTCAACTCCCCCAGTGAAATTTTGACTTCAGTTTACTGAAAAAGGCAGTATCATCTATAATAATATTCACCCTCTTTTTTGACTTTTTGATAACTATTTTATCAGAGGTGCTTACCTGTATCTCCCTCTGTCCGTCAATAGCAATAAGTGCGTCTGGTGAGACATCAATAGAGATGGTCTCGTCTGAAGGAATTATCACAGGGCGCCAGCACAGGGTATGGGGTGCTACAGGAACTATCAGCAGGCATTTTGTATCAGGGGATATTACAGGTCCATATGCAGAAAGGGAGTGTGCGGTAGAACCAGTAGGGGTAGAAACAATAACTCCATCACATCTTAATCTGCTGAATATCTCTTCGTTTTTAGAAAGGACAGAGATATCTATAATCCTTATTCCTTTTCTGAATACAACAATTTCATTAAGGCAGAAGTCCTTCAATATCTTGTTCCCTTTTCTTATACTAATCTCTAACAGTATCCTTTTAGATGTCTTAAATTTACCAATGAGCACCTTTTTTAGATTTTCCTCTATATCATCGGAACTATGTGTTAGGAAACCCACCTTTCCGTATTTAATTCCATATACAAAAGTATTAATATCTTTTGTAAGATGAACTCCCTTTAAAAATGTCCCATCTCCTCCCATAGTGATGATTAAATCCACATCTTCAGGGCTATCTTCTACAACTGCCCCATATCTTTTCAATATACCCTCTACCTTTGTCCGCTCTTTTTCTATGCCTTTGATTTTAGGGTTATGTAAGATAAAGACATTCTTAATCATAGTCCTCCCTTTATAAAACTCTTTATCCTCTCTGCTATCTGTTCTTCACTCAGACCATATTTCTTTAAAAGGAGTTCTCTTTTCCCCTGTTCAATAAAAGTGTCCGGCAACCCGATTCTTAAGATGTCTTTACTGCAATTGAAATATTCTAATATAGATGAACCAAAACCACCGGATATAGTATTTTCCTCCACAGTAACAATTCTGTCAAAAGAATTTATCTCATTCAGCAGTGCTTCATCAGGTGGTTTTACCATATCAACAGGCAGACAGGATACATAGATATTTTCTTTTTCAAGAATATCACATGCCTTTATAGAATATTCTGCCATACTTCCACAGGCAAGAATAACTGTATTGCTGCCATCGTGTTTTACAGGTAGTAGTTTTTCAGGAAGTTTTCCCCTCGGGTATCTGATAAAACAGGGATATTTTTCATTGAGAGAGTTTGTTATAATATATTCAA comes from bacterium and encodes:
- a CDS encoding 1-phosphofructokinase family hexose kinase, giving the protein MSSVPSVYTISFNSSVDHTFYLRSIRFDDINRIEKSRIDAGGKGLNVARMLNILGCPSTALTFLGGPNGTILKKLLEDEQVPFRYVPIKGNIRNIFNFIAGKKVLRINEKGPSVSRKEKDAFLNLIYSLNISKGDIVSISGSVPPGIEKDIYRRIIKRVLAEGGIVVLDADGDVLKEGIKEKPHIIKPNLWELSRATGKKIRSFKDLQYILSSIIDKGISNILLTNGERGAILFSNKCFLYGIPPSIKAVSTIGCGDTFLAGFLYGYWKSMSPEECLSLAVASGVAKALKEGTCMPDKSDVNDILKKVKVVNASKTTLMSFF
- the rpsU gene encoding 30S ribosomal protein S21, which produces MRRNPDFERIFKQFKRDVEREGIIRELKKKEFYEKPSQIRRRRKARKERRAPVR
- a CDS encoding purine-nucleoside phosphorylase, coding for MNEFEKIMEAVEYIKKQSSLKPDIGIILGTGLDKLADRIKKDAVIPYKDIPHFPVSTVKSHTGNLVLGKLGGKSVVALQGRFHLYEGYSAVQIALPIRVMKFLGIDTLLESNAAGGLNPLFSRGDLVIITDHINLMGYNPLIGYNDERFGPRFPDMSCVYDPSLIKIAEDVALELKIPVKKGVLVGLTGPNLETKAEYRFLRLIGADMVCMSTVPEVIAAIHIGLKVFGVSVITDLCLPDALKPVSLDEIIEVASNAEPKLTELVEKVIIEL
- a CDS encoding nucleotide sugar dehydrogenase; the protein is MKKVGIIGYGVVGKAFVDVFKDKLNFFIYDKYIPEYNNLERVVKNCPVLFVAVPTPMYEDGSIDISCVEDALQSILAVDIPRKKLPIVVIRSTIVPGTTAKLQKKFHNLHLVYNPEFLSERNSLADMERTDRVVIGGHIKYCKKVEEIYRLVFPYARYIITDTTTAEMIKYAANVTLAGQVMIANELYQICQKLGVDWAFVRNAIILDPLIGRNTKVPGPDCDLGFGGKCLPKDLNALIHLAKEIGYTPELLIQIWKSNLKVRKNRNWEVIKGAVSRRNKQ
- the proC gene encoding pyrroline-5-carboxylate reductase, with the translated sequence MKKKGIGIIGCGNMGSILIDAIVSTGLYPPSSVYVSDVRKQNVNKIKKKFGVLSSDNRNLTEKSDIIIIAVKPNNVKDVISEIKDILTPSKVIISIAAGLSTEKIEKIIGKKAIPIIRVMPNINVKVKAGIIAYCNGRYAKKYCKIVEDIFSPLGIVLKLPERMFDTITAISGSGPGFLFYIAETIQKIAEEKHLTRKQSALIVKYLFYGSAKMLFDTGIEPAILKSMVTSPGGTTLAGLEVFEKEKFPSLLKRVIERAEKRSKELRGNL
- a CDS encoding ABC transporter ATP-binding protein; this translates as MPKEAIVRTIGVKKSFILGKVPLHVLKGIDLEILKGEYISIMGPSGSGKTTLFNMIGGLDKPSEGKVYIDEVDIAQLDAYELAWLRCRKIGYIFQTFNLIPVMSALENVMLPMIFGGLSTDDAREKAKGLLETVGLGHRINHKPFELSGGQQQRVAIARALANDPAIILADEPTGNLDLKTGKEIINLLREMNREKGVSIITATHDLKMLDVSDRVIWLRDGLIERVEDRENITIKVGEVEGEEAG
- a CDS encoding FtsX-like permease family protein; protein product: MEQKKIEKQLSLPLKNAVQMSFRNMRVRFGRAIIITMSILLGIAFLMSVLTGNAFTMSLIQKGPEEIKVLLMADIVEMKTRQVWLVSLSLLVCTVGIVNAMLMSVTERSREIGTMKCLGALDKFIVELFLLESLAHGIVGSIAGALIGILTMTVVYLIQYGILIIKLFPGGTILKYMLLSILLGTFLAVVGALYPAYVSAKMEPAEAIRREV
- a CDS encoding galactokinase produces the protein MKEQIQKIFLENFGTGDIITITTPARANLIGEHIDYQGGYVLPIGVDRFIYTSGRKRQDNKIKLISFNYNQSFETDTEHIFYQKDYHWANYILGVLNEFKKLGIEVPGLEIVIGGNIPVGSGLSSSAAVEISIAVLFKKITGIDLEPMEIIKLARRAENEFVGVSCGIMDQFSIYLAKKESAILINCKTLEYKYAPLSTGNLKFLLVDTKKERSLSSSVYNKRVVSVKEAVNIIKQYKDIEFLTDLDDITPYKNILSEEVWKRALHIVEENNRVMEAVQCLEKNDFDGFGSLMYQSHKSLKELYEVSCEELDFIVGFSKNFEGVKGARLTGAGMGGCCLVLLEENTIPEFIAELTFMYERTFRMKPAFYTVQPVDGALYQNS
- a CDS encoding sugar phosphate isomerase/epimerase — translated: MRVGVQMYTLRDYCGTVKDTAETLKKVRNIGYKVVQISGMAEPKDVKEMKKLLDDNGLYPCSTHIDYNRLLKEVDAAIEEHKILGCEAIICPGIPWELHNKEGYLKVAEEFTKVIKKLKGTGLAFGYHNHGVEFQRYDGKTGLEILLEKCKGMEAEIDTYWVQYGGGDPAYWIEKFSGRCSQLHFKDMGMIDNNQVMPPIGEGNLNWERIIKSAKKAKARYCLVEMDTPTIDAFESLKRSFDFLISMGLKV
- a CDS encoding sugar phosphate isomerase/epimerase encodes the protein MKIGVIPDCFRVPIKEGIKKAAELKLDGIQPYVTYGDLDPKNLSKTGREDLKALVERLGLKISAIVGDFGGHGFADPKTIDWRIERTKEVIDLAVDLGVNVVTTHIGVVPEDTDDIAWKTMIESLPEVGTYAYNKGVYLATETGPETAELLKKLLDTIGNPGLKVNYDPANLVMVIGDDPVKGVYTLKDYIVHTHAKDGIKLPDEDGKKRWKELPLGEGDVNFPEYLKAMKEIGYTGFFTIEREVGDNPEADIIKARDFLRALEKKIGI
- a CDS encoding 4Fe-4S binding protein, with the translated sequence MFIVNVKKERCKGCGLCIEVCKQKMFCISKLFNKMGYHYIEPEGEGKNSCNGCQRCVIICPDVAIEILKKNND
- a CDS encoding NAD(+)/NADH kinase, whose amino-acid sequence is MIKNVFILHNPKIKGIEKERTKVEGILKRYGAVVEDSPEDVDLIITMGGDGTFLKGVHLTKDINTFVYGIKYGKVGFLTHSSDDIEENLKKVLIGKFKTSKRILLEISIRKGNKILKDFCLNEIVVFRKGIRIIDISVLSKNEEIFSRLRCDGVIVSTPTGSTAHSLSAYGPVISPDTKCLLIVPVAPHTLCWRPVIIPSDETISIDVSPDALIAIDGQREIQVSTSDKIVIKKSKKRVNIIIDDTAFFSKLKSKFHWGS